A stretch of Bombus huntii isolate Logan2020A chromosome 7, iyBomHunt1.1, whole genome shotgun sequence DNA encodes these proteins:
- the LOC126867835 gene encoding rap guanine nucleotide exchange factor 2-like isoform X4, with protein MHKHTSQLRGPSGPGSGHHVANRGPVRRWNSFHGGGSVGGGASNFNDTVGNGNLPSGMITKAPQEPFRAVPKAVQALRSESVDRSHRVQPPPPPAFPRRRFSVCFGKRTGGSARRPNECFVLEPSEMIVIDYPEVHGGRMHRPPHPHPITDHRQVNLVFDDTFSQGLTGRPELYQKSNRSSHSSDTSSAYSGSDTMTSVQGSLDADADDVDLSGLVESIVDSDEEEDLAESMDSLTVRDPVRECLEKDPMERTEDDIETLLEFTQQLKAFTNMTLAVRRALCAVMVFAVVERAGMIVLNDGEELDSWSVLINGAVEIEHSNGEIEQLHLGDSFGILPTMERLLHRGVMRTKCDDCQFVCVTQADYFRIQHQGEENTRRHEENGRVILVTELRGALDGGARRGHVVIRGTPERLMLQLIEENSITDPTYIEDFLLTHRTFIDSPLLVASQLLEWFDQAQVRDRVARVVLLWVNNHFTDFETDPAMMEFLEAFEAGLEREKMLGQQRLLNIACAAKARTRNVTLARPTRDEVLHFSILGGYERGFGIFISKVDKKSKAEDVGLKRGDQILEVNGQSFEHVSHARALEILRGSTHLSITVKSNLLAFKEMLQMPDDSPRPRGRANKPEISRIQTDPRARLSTHVDPITPGNPLNPLVGGVPLLIPDSNVSPCKDAKKEHKGFMTLGPKKRFQKALIKMNILPKNTINDGVHVDDPLAPPHTPPGTGLSQTTNLYHSKSNPDLTSLYCYDDLRAPDYPEHVLKVYKADQTCKYLLIHKETTAHEVVMLALQEFGITAAEGSSNFSLAEVSVGEGGMIKQRRLPDQLQNLAERIGLSSRYYLKTNGISETFVADEQAPELIRESQVHFLQLNAVEVAIQLTLQDFSIFRQIESTEYVDDLFELKSRYGVPMLRQFAELVNREMFWVVTEVCSEHNLVRRSKIIKQFIKIARQCKECKNFNSMFAIVSGLGHGAVSRLRASWEKLPSKYQRLFSDLQELMDPSRNMSKYRQLVASEQTQPPIIPFYPVVKKDLTFIHLGNDSRVEGLVNFEKLRMIAKEVRTLTNMCSSPYDLSIMLERGGQPPSSAMVALNQMTTGNQGGQTATVKRRKKSTAAPNPKKMFEEAQMVRRVKAYLANMKVITDEERLHALSVECEPHAGTAAVAAAVPLSASRGRRHPSPTLSTTSSASSTSEGRKSIQGTKFGAASPQAVRKMLALSDPHKTRPYQPKHCPPALPVPGLALHSSGLEPSPGAPRRVGSGSRVPMHERSHSDTPSSLPPPVDLSAESSSVTSLSNLQPLRKTLTSGSVTSSDSGHSTQLDSHSGSSVEAGGSPPPPQRRHSAMQGTTGLGVGVGLGVPAALPPPGVGTTIMTTMTTMTTMTSMTTMRPGIGSTQCRQPPAYKVAAQMARLHRLGRAHSHEGVTYRNDHEDDDEDAQVSAV; from the exons ATCGACTATCCAGAAGTGCATGGAGGAAGGATGCATCGACCACCGCACCCTCATCCCATAACCGACCATCGACAGGTCAACTTGGTCTTCGATGATACG TTTTCTCAAGGCCTGACAGGCAGGCCAGAGCTGTATCAAAAGTCCAATAGAAGCAGCCATTCGAGTGACACAAGCTCAGCATACAGTGGTTCAGACACCATGACATCTGTACAAGGTTCATTAGATGCAGATGCAGACGATGTTGATCTTTCAGGTCTTGTTGAATCTATAGTAGACAGCGATGAAGAGGAAGATCTTGCAGAAAGCATGGAT AGCTTGACTGTTCGTGATCCAGTCAGAGAATGTTTAGAAAAAGATCCTATGGAAAGGACAGAAGATGATATAGAAACGCTCTTAGAATTCACACAACAACTAAAGGCTTTCACGAATATGACCTTGGCAGTAAGAAGAGCGCTGTGCGCTGTGATGGTGTTTGCAGTGGTTGAACGTGCTGGTATGATAGTTTTGAATGATGGAGAAGAATTAGATAGTTGGAGTGTGCTCATAAATGGTGCTGTGGAAATTGAGCATAGCAATGGAGAAATCGAACAGCTGCACCTTGGTGACAGTTTTGGAATTTTGCCCACTATGGAAAGACTTTTGCATAGAGGTGTAATGAGGACAAA aTGTGATGATTGCCAATTTGTATGTGTTACTCAGGCAGATTATTTTAGAATTCAACATCAAGGAGAAGAAAATACGAGGCGGCATGAAGAGAATGGGAGAGTAATTCTAGTAACAGAATTAAGGGGTGCTTTAGATGGCGGAGCACGCAGAGGTCATGTAGTTATCCGCGGAACTCCTGAACGTTTAATGTTACAACTTATCGAAGAAAACAGTATTACCGATCCCACTTATATAGAAGATTTCTTATTAACGCATCGAACATTTATCGATAGTCCTTTATTAGTTGCGAGTCAATTGTTAGAATGGTTTGATCAAGCACAAGTCAGAGATAGAGTTGCCCGTGTGGTACTTCTTTGGGTAAATAATCATTTTACTGATTTTGAAACTGATCCCGCCATGATGGAATTTTTGGAAGCATTTGAAGCCGGTttggaaagagaaaaaatgcTAGGACAACAAAG ATTATTAAACATTGCGTGTGCAGCAAAAGCAAGAACGCGGAATGTAACATTAGCAAGGCCTACAAGGGACGAGGTTTTGCATTTTAGTATTTTGGGCGGATATGAAAGAGGTTTCggcatttttatttcaaaagtGGATAAAAAGTCAAAGGCTGAAGATGTTGGCTTGAAACGTGGTGATCAGATTTTAGAAGTAAATGGGCAGAGTTTTGAGCACGTGAGTCACGCCAGGGCTCTTGAAATCTTAAGGGGATCTACTCATCTTAGTATAACTGTTAAATCAAACTTACTTG CGTTTAAAGAAATGCTTCAGATGCCAGATGACTCGCCGAGGCCGCGGGGAAGAGCAAACAAACCTGAAATTTCAAGAATACAAACAGATCCACGTGCAAGGTTGTCCACGCATGTGGATCCGATAACTCCAGGAAATCCACTGAATCCTTTAGTAGGCGGTGTTCCACTGTTAATACCTGATTCTAATGTTTCTCCTTGTAAAGATGCTAAAAAAGAGCATAAAGGATTCATGACGCTTGGACCGAAAAAGAGATTTCAAAAAGCtcttataaaaatgaatatactGCCAAAGAATACTATTAA TGATGGTGTACATGTAGACGATCCTCTCGCACCCCCTCATACACCACCGGGAACAGGACTTTCACAGACTACTAACCTTTATCATTCGAAAAGTAATCCTGACCTTACGTCGTTATATTGTTATGACGACTTAAGGGCGCCTGATTATCCAGAACACGTTTTGAAGGTTTACAAAGCCGATCAAACTTGTAAATATCTTCTTATTCACAAGGAAACAACGGCGCACGAG gTGGTAATGCTAGCTCTCCAAGAATTTGGTATAACCGCTGCCGAAGGCAGTTCGAATTTCTCCTTGGCTGAAGTTAGCGTTGGAGAAGGAGGAATGATTAAACAACGCAGGTTACCTGATCAGTTGCAAAATCTTGCAGAAAGAATTGGCTTAAGTTCAAggtattatttaaaaactaaCGGTATCTCGGAGACGTTCGTAGCAGATGAACAAGCGCCAGAACTTATACGCGAATCTCAGGTTCacttcttacaattaaatGCCGTTGAAGTTGCAATTCAATTGACTTTACAAGATTTCAGTATATTCAG ACAAATAGAATCTACGGAATACGTGGATGATTTATTCGAATTGAAGAGTAGATATGGAGTGCCAATGCTCAGGCAGTTTGCAGAACTAGTCAACAGAGAAATGTTTTGGGTTGTGACAGAAGTTTGTTCTGAACACAATCTTGTTCGAcgtagtaaaataataaaacaatttataaaaatagcCC GACAATGTAAAGAAtgcaaaaatttcaattccaTGTTTGCGATTGTGTCTGGCTTGGGTCATGGGGCTGTCTCAAGATTAAGAGCTTCTTGGGAGAAACTGCCAAGTAAATATCAAAGGCTATTTAGTGACTTACAAGAATTAATGGACCCGAGTCGTAACATGAGCAAATACCGACAATTAGTAGCATCTGAACAAACGCAACCTCCTATA ATTCCATTTTATCCAGTAGTAAAGAAGGATTTAACGTTCATACACCTTGGTAACGATTCCAGAGTGGAAGGTTTGGTAAATTTCGAAAAACTGAGGATGATAGCGAAAGAAGTGAGAACGTTAACGAACATGTGTTCTTCACCCTACGATCTATCAATAATGTTAGAAAGAGGTGGCCAGCCACCTAGTTCTGCCATGGTTGCGTTAAATCAAATGACTACTGGAAATCAAG GAGGACAAACGGCAACAGTAAAAAGGCGGAAAAAGTCTACCGCTGCACCAAATCCGAAGAAAATGTTCGAAGAGGCTCAAATGGTTCGAAGAGTGAAAGCGTACCTTGCCAACATGAAAGTAATAACTGACGAGGAACGATTACATGCTTTGTCTGTGGAATGCGAACCTCATGCAGGAACTGCCGCAGTAGCCGCAGCGGTACCTCTCAGTGCAAGCAGAGGAAGAAGGCATCCTTCGCCTACTTTGTCGACTACAAGTAGTGCTAGCAGCACCAGTGAAGGTAGAAAGAGTATACAAG GTACAAAGTTTGGAGCTGCATCGCCACAAGCAGTACGGAAAATGTTAGCACTTTCTGATCCCCACAAAACTCGTCCGTATCAACCGAAACATTGCCCACCAGCACTTCCAGTGCCTGGATTAGCATTGCATTCCAGCGGATTGGAGCCTAGTCCCGGTGCACCTAGGAGAGTAGGATCTGGTAGCCGAGTTCCTATGCATGAGAGATCCCATAGCGATACTCCTTCCAGTTTACCACCACCTGTCGATCTCAGTGCTGAAAGTAGTAGTGTAACCAGCTTGAGCAATCTTCAGCCGTTAAGAAAAACGTTGACCAGTG GTTCGGTGACGAGCAGTGACAGTGGTCACAGTACACAGCTGGACAGCCACAGCGGAAGCAGCGTAGAAGCTGGTGGTAGTCCACCGCCACCTCAAAGACGGCACTCCGCCATGCAAG GTACTACGGGATTAGGAGTAGGCGTGGGTCTTGGAGTACCGGCGGCGCTTCCCCCTCCAGGAGTTGGAACGACGATTATGACGACCATGACGACCATGACTACCATGACGTCGATGACGACGATGCGTCCAGGAATTGGTAGTACACAGTGCCGTCAACCGCCTGCTTACAAAGTTGCAGCGCAGATGGCAAGGTTGCACAGGCTTGGCCGTGCTCACAGCCACGAGGGTGTTACCTACAGGAACGACCATGAAGATG ACGACGAAGACGCACAAGTATCAGCGGTTTAA
- the LOC126867835 gene encoding rap guanine nucleotide exchange factor 2-like isoform X7, translating to MHKHTSQLRGPSGPGSGHHVANRGPVRRWNSFHGGGSVGGGASNFNDTVGNGNLPSGMITKAPQEPFRAVPKAVQALRSESVDRSHRVQPPPPPAFPRRRFSVCFGKRTGGSARRPNECFVLEPSEMIVIDYPEVHGGRMHRPPHPHPITDHRQVNLVFDDTFSQGLTGRPELYQKSNRSSHSSDTSSAYSGSDTMTSVQGSLDADADDVDLSGLVESIVDSDEEEDLAESMDSLTVRDPVRECLEKDPMERTEDDIETLLEFTQQLKAFTNMTLAVRRALCAVMVFAVVERAGMIVLNDGEELDSWSVLINGAVEIEHSNGEIEQLHLGDSFGILPTMERLLHRGVMRTKCDDCQFVCVTQADYFRIQHQGEENTRRHEENGRVILVTELRGALDGGARRGHVVIRGTPERLMLQLIEENSITDPTYIEDFLLTHRTFIDSPLLVASQLLEWFDQAQVRDRVARVVLLWVNNHFTDFETDPAMMEFLEAFEAGLEREKMLGQQRLLNIACAAKARTRNVTLARPTRDEVLHFSILGGYERGFGIFISKVDKKSKAEDVGLKRGDQILEVNGQSFEHVSHARALEILRGSTHLSITVKSNLLAFKEMLQMPDDSPRPRGRANKPEISRIQTDPRARLSTHVDPITPGNPLNPLVGGVPLLIPDSNVSPCKDAKKEHKGFMTLGPKKRFQKALIKMNILPKNTIKSDSFYSDGVHVDDPLAPPHTPPGTGLSQTTNLYHSKSNPDLTSLYCYDDLRAPDYPEHVLKVYKADQTCKYLLIHKETTAHEVVMLALQEFGITAAEGSSNFSLAEVSVGEGGMIKQRRLPDQLQNLAERIGLSSRYYLKTNGISETFVADEQAPELIRESQVHFLQLNAVEVAIQLTLQDFSIFRQIESTEYVDDLFELKSRYGVPMLRQFAELVNREMFWVVTEVCSEHNLVRRSKIIKQFIKIARQCKECKNFNSMFAIVSGLGHGAVSRLRASWEKLPSKYQRLFSDLQELMDPSRNMSKYRQLVASEQTQPPIIPFYPVVKKDLTFIHLGNDSRVEGLVNFEKLRMIAKEVRTLTNMCSSPYDLSIMLERGGQPPSSAMVALNQMTTGNQVLQCPGGQTATVKRRKKSTAAPNPKKMFEEAQMVRRVKAYLANMKVITDEERLHALSVECEPHAGTAAVAAAVPLSASRGRRHPSPTLSTTSSASSTSEGRKSIQGTKFGAASPQAVRKMLALSDPHKTRPYQPKHCPPALPVPGLALHSSGLEPSPGAPRRVGSGSRVPMHERSHSDTPSSLPPPVDLSAESSSVTSLSNLQPLRKTLTSDDEDAQVSAV from the exons ATCGACTATCCAGAAGTGCATGGAGGAAGGATGCATCGACCACCGCACCCTCATCCCATAACCGACCATCGACAGGTCAACTTGGTCTTCGATGATACG TTTTCTCAAGGCCTGACAGGCAGGCCAGAGCTGTATCAAAAGTCCAATAGAAGCAGCCATTCGAGTGACACAAGCTCAGCATACAGTGGTTCAGACACCATGACATCTGTACAAGGTTCATTAGATGCAGATGCAGACGATGTTGATCTTTCAGGTCTTGTTGAATCTATAGTAGACAGCGATGAAGAGGAAGATCTTGCAGAAAGCATGGAT AGCTTGACTGTTCGTGATCCAGTCAGAGAATGTTTAGAAAAAGATCCTATGGAAAGGACAGAAGATGATATAGAAACGCTCTTAGAATTCACACAACAACTAAAGGCTTTCACGAATATGACCTTGGCAGTAAGAAGAGCGCTGTGCGCTGTGATGGTGTTTGCAGTGGTTGAACGTGCTGGTATGATAGTTTTGAATGATGGAGAAGAATTAGATAGTTGGAGTGTGCTCATAAATGGTGCTGTGGAAATTGAGCATAGCAATGGAGAAATCGAACAGCTGCACCTTGGTGACAGTTTTGGAATTTTGCCCACTATGGAAAGACTTTTGCATAGAGGTGTAATGAGGACAAA aTGTGATGATTGCCAATTTGTATGTGTTACTCAGGCAGATTATTTTAGAATTCAACATCAAGGAGAAGAAAATACGAGGCGGCATGAAGAGAATGGGAGAGTAATTCTAGTAACAGAATTAAGGGGTGCTTTAGATGGCGGAGCACGCAGAGGTCATGTAGTTATCCGCGGAACTCCTGAACGTTTAATGTTACAACTTATCGAAGAAAACAGTATTACCGATCCCACTTATATAGAAGATTTCTTATTAACGCATCGAACATTTATCGATAGTCCTTTATTAGTTGCGAGTCAATTGTTAGAATGGTTTGATCAAGCACAAGTCAGAGATAGAGTTGCCCGTGTGGTACTTCTTTGGGTAAATAATCATTTTACTGATTTTGAAACTGATCCCGCCATGATGGAATTTTTGGAAGCATTTGAAGCCGGTttggaaagagaaaaaatgcTAGGACAACAAAG ATTATTAAACATTGCGTGTGCAGCAAAAGCAAGAACGCGGAATGTAACATTAGCAAGGCCTACAAGGGACGAGGTTTTGCATTTTAGTATTTTGGGCGGATATGAAAGAGGTTTCggcatttttatttcaaaagtGGATAAAAAGTCAAAGGCTGAAGATGTTGGCTTGAAACGTGGTGATCAGATTTTAGAAGTAAATGGGCAGAGTTTTGAGCACGTGAGTCACGCCAGGGCTCTTGAAATCTTAAGGGGATCTACTCATCTTAGTATAACTGTTAAATCAAACTTACTTG CGTTTAAAGAAATGCTTCAGATGCCAGATGACTCGCCGAGGCCGCGGGGAAGAGCAAACAAACCTGAAATTTCAAGAATACAAACAGATCCACGTGCAAGGTTGTCCACGCATGTGGATCCGATAACTCCAGGAAATCCACTGAATCCTTTAGTAGGCGGTGTTCCACTGTTAATACCTGATTCTAATGTTTCTCCTTGTAAAGATGCTAAAAAAGAGCATAAAGGATTCATGACGCTTGGACCGAAAAAGAGATTTCAAAAAGCtcttataaaaatgaatatactGCCAAAGAATACTATTAA gAGTGATTCATTTTACAGTGATGGTGTACATGTAGACGATCCTCTCGCACCCCCTCATACACCACCGGGAACAGGACTTTCACAGACTACTAACCTTTATCATTCGAAAAGTAATCCTGACCTTACGTCGTTATATTGTTATGACGACTTAAGGGCGCCTGATTATCCAGAACACGTTTTGAAGGTTTACAAAGCCGATCAAACTTGTAAATATCTTCTTATTCACAAGGAAACAACGGCGCACGAG gTGGTAATGCTAGCTCTCCAAGAATTTGGTATAACCGCTGCCGAAGGCAGTTCGAATTTCTCCTTGGCTGAAGTTAGCGTTGGAGAAGGAGGAATGATTAAACAACGCAGGTTACCTGATCAGTTGCAAAATCTTGCAGAAAGAATTGGCTTAAGTTCAAggtattatttaaaaactaaCGGTATCTCGGAGACGTTCGTAGCAGATGAACAAGCGCCAGAACTTATACGCGAATCTCAGGTTCacttcttacaattaaatGCCGTTGAAGTTGCAATTCAATTGACTTTACAAGATTTCAGTATATTCAG ACAAATAGAATCTACGGAATACGTGGATGATTTATTCGAATTGAAGAGTAGATATGGAGTGCCAATGCTCAGGCAGTTTGCAGAACTAGTCAACAGAGAAATGTTTTGGGTTGTGACAGAAGTTTGTTCTGAACACAATCTTGTTCGAcgtagtaaaataataaaacaatttataaaaatagcCC GACAATGTAAAGAAtgcaaaaatttcaattccaTGTTTGCGATTGTGTCTGGCTTGGGTCATGGGGCTGTCTCAAGATTAAGAGCTTCTTGGGAGAAACTGCCAAGTAAATATCAAAGGCTATTTAGTGACTTACAAGAATTAATGGACCCGAGTCGTAACATGAGCAAATACCGACAATTAGTAGCATCTGAACAAACGCAACCTCCTATA ATTCCATTTTATCCAGTAGTAAAGAAGGATTTAACGTTCATACACCTTGGTAACGATTCCAGAGTGGAAGGTTTGGTAAATTTCGAAAAACTGAGGATGATAGCGAAAGAAGTGAGAACGTTAACGAACATGTGTTCTTCACCCTACGATCTATCAATAATGTTAGAAAGAGGTGGCCAGCCACCTAGTTCTGCCATGGTTGCGTTAAATCAAATGACTACTGGAAATCAAG TGTTGCAATGTCCAGGAGGACAAACGGCAACAGTAAAAAGGCGGAAAAAGTCTACCGCTGCACCAAATCCGAAGAAAATGTTCGAAGAGGCTCAAATGGTTCGAAGAGTGAAAGCGTACCTTGCCAACATGAAAGTAATAACTGACGAGGAACGATTACATGCTTTGTCTGTGGAATGCGAACCTCATGCAGGAACTGCCGCAGTAGCCGCAGCGGTACCTCTCAGTGCAAGCAGAGGAAGAAGGCATCCTTCGCCTACTTTGTCGACTACAAGTAGTGCTAGCAGCACCAGTGAAGGTAGAAAGAGTATACAAG GTACAAAGTTTGGAGCTGCATCGCCACAAGCAGTACGGAAAATGTTAGCACTTTCTGATCCCCACAAAACTCGTCCGTATCAACCGAAACATTGCCCACCAGCACTTCCAGTGCCTGGATTAGCATTGCATTCCAGCGGATTGGAGCCTAGTCCCGGTGCACCTAGGAGAGTAGGATCTGGTAGCCGAGTTCCTATGCATGAGAGATCCCATAGCGATACTCCTTCCAGTTTACCACCACCTGTCGATCTCAGTGCTGAAAGTAGTAGTGTAACCAGCTTGAGCAATCTTCAGCCGTTAAGAAAAACGTTGACCAGTG ACGACGAAGACGCACAAGTATCAGCGGTTTAA